From a region of the Syngnathoides biaculeatus isolate LvHL_M chromosome 2, ASM1980259v1, whole genome shotgun sequence genome:
- the rer1 gene encoding protein RER1 isoform X1, which yields MLPKQTMSEGDSVGESIHGKPSVVAAFFTRVGQIYQSWLDKSTPYSAVRWASTLLLTALYMIRVYILQGWYIVTYALGIYHLNLFIAFLSPKVDPSLLDEDEGPALPTKQNEEFRPFIRRLPEFKFWHSATKGIVIAMICTFFEAFNVPVFWPILVMYFIMLFCITMKRQIKHMIKYRYLPFTHGKRTYKGKEDTGKPFAS from the exons ATGCTACCTAAGCAAAC AATGTCAGAAGGGGACAGCGTTGGCGAGTCAATCCATGGTAAACCATCTGTAGTTGCTGCCTTTTTCACACGGGTTGGACAG ATCTATCAGTCCTGGCTAGACAAATCAACACCATACTCTGCTGTGCGATGGGCCTCTACACTTCTTCTTACTGCTCTATACATGATCAGAGTGTACATACTACAG GGATGGTATATAGTTACGTATGCCTTGGGAATCTACCATCTGAACCTGTTCATTGCTTTTTTATCACCAAAAGTGGATCCTTCACTGCTTGATGAAG acgagGGCCCGGCTCTTCCTACCAAGCAGAATGAAGAATTCCGTCCTTTCATAAGAAGGTTGCCGGAGTTCAAATTCTG GCATTCAGCGACAAAAGGCATTGTCATTGCcatgatttgcacattttttgaaGCCTTTAATGTGCCAGTGTTCTGGCCCATACTTGTAATGTACTTCATCATGCTCTTCTGCATCACCATGAAGAGGCAGATTAAG cataTGATCAAGTATAGGTACCTACCATTTACGCATGGGAAGAGGACATACAAAGGCAAGGAAGACACAGGGAAACCTTTTGCTAGTTAA
- the rer1 gene encoding protein RER1 isoform X3 — protein MLPKQTMSEGDSVGESIHGKPSVVAAFFTRVGQIYQSWLDKSTPYSAVRWASTLLLTALYMIRVYILQGWYIVTYALGIYHLNLFIAFLSPKVDPSLLDEDEGPALPTKQNEEFRPFIRRLPEFKFWHSATKGIVIAMICTFFEAFNVPVFWPILVMYFIMLFCITMKRQIKHMIKYRYLPFTHGKRTYKEET, from the exons ATGCTACCTAAGCAAAC AATGTCAGAAGGGGACAGCGTTGGCGAGTCAATCCATGGTAAACCATCTGTAGTTGCTGCCTTTTTCACACGGGTTGGACAG ATCTATCAGTCCTGGCTAGACAAATCAACACCATACTCTGCTGTGCGATGGGCCTCTACACTTCTTCTTACTGCTCTATACATGATCAGAGTGTACATACTACAG GGATGGTATATAGTTACGTATGCCTTGGGAATCTACCATCTGAACCTGTTCATTGCTTTTTTATCACCAAAAGTGGATCCTTCACTGCTTGATGAAG acgagGGCCCGGCTCTTCCTACCAAGCAGAATGAAGAATTCCGTCCTTTCATAAGAAGGTTGCCGGAGTTCAAATTCTG GCATTCAGCGACAAAAGGCATTGTCATTGCcatgatttgcacattttttgaaGCCTTTAATGTGCCAGTGTTCTGGCCCATACTTGTAATGTACTTCATCATGCTCTTCTGCATCACCATGAAGAGGCAGATTAAG cataTGATCAAGTATAGGTACCTACCATTTACGCATGGGAAGAGGACATACAAAG AGGAAACATAA
- the rer1 gene encoding protein RER1 isoform X2: MSEGDSVGESIHGKPSVVAAFFTRVGQIYQSWLDKSTPYSAVRWASTLLLTALYMIRVYILQGWYIVTYALGIYHLNLFIAFLSPKVDPSLLDEDEGPALPTKQNEEFRPFIRRLPEFKFWHSATKGIVIAMICTFFEAFNVPVFWPILVMYFIMLFCITMKRQIKHMIKYRYLPFTHGKRTYKGKEDTGKPFAS; the protein is encoded by the exons ATGTCAGAAGGGGACAGCGTTGGCGAGTCAATCCATGGTAAACCATCTGTAGTTGCTGCCTTTTTCACACGGGTTGGACAG ATCTATCAGTCCTGGCTAGACAAATCAACACCATACTCTGCTGTGCGATGGGCCTCTACACTTCTTCTTACTGCTCTATACATGATCAGAGTGTACATACTACAG GGATGGTATATAGTTACGTATGCCTTGGGAATCTACCATCTGAACCTGTTCATTGCTTTTTTATCACCAAAAGTGGATCCTTCACTGCTTGATGAAG acgagGGCCCGGCTCTTCCTACCAAGCAGAATGAAGAATTCCGTCCTTTCATAAGAAGGTTGCCGGAGTTCAAATTCTG GCATTCAGCGACAAAAGGCATTGTCATTGCcatgatttgcacattttttgaaGCCTTTAATGTGCCAGTGTTCTGGCCCATACTTGTAATGTACTTCATCATGCTCTTCTGCATCACCATGAAGAGGCAGATTAAG cataTGATCAAGTATAGGTACCTACCATTTACGCATGGGAAGAGGACATACAAAGGCAAGGAAGACACAGGGAAACCTTTTGCTAGTTAA
- the LOC133495113 gene encoding taste receptor type 1 member 1, producing MHFLVCLFLTGNVLHVLTQCSSPFNLNGDYLVGGLFDIHTSSSVSHERPEAIHCSSQTFSLSSYRRFQLMRFSVEQINNSTQLLPNVSLGYKIFDHCSISKNFPGIFDLISANGLIRPWSAERQHLSATSKVIGVVGPFSSTDTLTVAPLFMMDLIPLVSYGAASSAFSEKAKYSSFLRTVHSNKESVKVIVAIMEHFKWQWVAFLYSNDAYGNDGLGLFRNLIKDTDICLALAMEIKLKSNYSEVFQHIEAQRIKTLVVFAPKLSVEALIESAIQVGVTNKVWIAVDTWSLNEKLPKMKGIQKLGTILGVSQPLLTIPGFSEFLLASQSKDPCEDEEALGFCNQICNCSSLSAQDIISMDPTYSFSVYSAVYAIAHALHNVLECDKQTCQGNISVFPHKVLVELKKSNFTLLNQSIQFDEHGDPKFGSYNIVFWNKSGEIEEIGYFEFQSSVNFVIDEMKIQWHGKWKVPTSQCSHQCPVGFAKKQDGIHKCCFTCEECPDGTYINISENAYKCVDCKETEWSSEASTSCILRTVEYVSFEDSIAILIIAATLLLLGLEVAMCVTFALNYNTPVVRSAGGHMCFLILGCLGLSSLSIVFFFGKPSGFSCILQFVPFSLLFSTCLACFVVRSFQIVCIFKIAAKFPKLHGWWMKYHGQWLVVMGTFVMQCVLNFSSFWIATPKPYNETTWSPDKIIPSCEISAKATSGPTFLLLCLCTLCFVFSYMGKDLPKNYNEAKAITFCLLLLILTWIVYVSIGMVYRGKFIPSLNALAVLSSLYSFLLWYFLPKCYIIIFQPHKNTTQYFQDIIQNYTKTISQ from the exons ATGCATTTTCTcgtctgtttgtttttaaccggaAATGTTTTACACGTATTGACTCAATGCAGCTCTCCGTTCAACCTGAATGGTGATTATTTGGTCGGTGGACTTTTTGACATTCACACTAGCAGCTCTGTGAGCCACGAGAGACCAGAAGCCATTCACTGCTCCAG TCAAACCTTTAGTCTGTCAAGCTATCGAAGGTTTCAGCTGATGAGGTTCTCTGTGGAGCAGATTAATAACTCAACCCAACTCTTGCCCAACGTGTCACTGGGCTACAAGATATTTGACCACTGCTCCATTTCGAAGAACTTCCCTGGTATTTTTGACCTCATTTCAGCCAACGGATTGATCCGACCTTGGAGCGCGGAACGCCAGCATCTTTCTGCAACCTCCAAAGTCATCGGAGTGGTCGGTCCTTTTTCAAGCACGGACACCCTGACTGTAGCGCCACTCTTCATGATGGATCTCATTCCACTG GTCAGCTACGGAGCTGCCAGCTCTGCCTTTTCAGAAAAAGCGAAATATTCATCTTTCCTGCGCACGGTTCATTCCAATAAAGAGAGCGTCAAAGTGATTGTAGCCATCATGGAGCACTTCAAATGGCAATGGGTGGCCTTCCTATACAGCAATGATGCTTATGGCAATGACGGCCTGGGACTCTTCAGGAACTTGATTAAGGATACCGACATTTGTCTGGCCCTTGCCATGGAGATCAAATTAAAATCCAATTACTCTGAAGTTTTCCAACATATTGAGGCGCAGAGAATAAAAACCCttgttgtttttgctcccaAATTGTCAGTCGAGGCTCTCATTGAGTCAGCGATACAGGTGGGTGTCACAAACAAGGTGTGGATAGCGGTCGACACCTGGTCCTTAAACGAGAAGCTGCCAAAGATGAAAGGCATCCAAAAACTTGGAACAATACTGGGAGTGTCTCAGCCTCTGTTGACTATTCCGGGTTTCAGTGAATTTCTCCTTGCTTCCCAAAGCAAAGATCCTTGCGAAGATGAAGAGGCGCTTGGGTTTTGCAATCAGATTTGCAACTGCTCCAGTCTGAGTGCCCAGGATATCATCTCCATGGACCCCACCTACTCTTTTTCTGTTTATTCGGCCGTATATGCCATCGCTCATGCCTTACACAATGTCTTGGAGTGTGACAAACAAACATGTCAGGGAAATATTTCAGTCTTTCCACACAAG GTTCTGGTGGAGCTGAAGAAGTCAAACTTCACATTACTGAACCAGAGCATTCAGTTCGATGAACACGGGGACCCCAAATTTGGCTCTTATAATATCGTTTTCTGGAACAAGAGTGGTGAAATAGAGGAGATCGGATACTTTGAATTTCAGTCCTCAGTCAACTTTGTCATTGATGAGATGAAAATTCAGTGGCATGGAAAGTGGAAG GTCCCAACGTCACAGTGCTCTCATCAATGTCCTGTTGGATTTGCAAAGAAGCAAGATGGAATTCACAAGTGTTGCTTCACCTGTGAAGAATGTCCTGATGGAACCTATATTAACATTTCAG AGAATGCATACAAGTGCGTGGACTGTAAGGAGACAGAGTGGTCGTCAGAGGCCAGCACATCGTGCATCCTGCGAACCGTGGAGTACGTCTCATTTGAGGACAGCATCGCCATTTTGATCATTGCGGCCACCTTGCTCTTGCTGGGCCTGGAGGTGGCCATGTGCGTTACCTTTGCCCTCAACTACAACACCCCAGTTGTCAGATCCGCTGGGGGCCACATGTGCTTCCTCATTTTGGGCTGCCTGGGTCTGAGCAGTCTGAGtattgtcttcttttttggcAAGCCCTCAGGTTTTTCCTGCATTCTACAGTTTGTGCCCTTTTCCTTACTTTTCTCCACGTGCCTCGCGTGTTTTGTGGTGCGCTCGTTTCagattgtttgtatttttaaaatcgcCGCCAAGTTCCCCAAACTGCACGGTTGGTGGATGAAATATCACGGACAGTGGCTCGTCGTCATGGGGACGTTTGTAATGCAATGCGTCCTGAATTTCAGTAGCTTTTGGATCGCCACCCCCAAGCCGTACAATGAGACCACGTGGTCTCCAGACAAGATCATACCGAGCTGTGAAATCAGTGCCAAGGCGACCAGCGGTccaacatttttgcttttgtgtttgtgcactCTCTGCTTCGTTTTCTCCTACATGGGAAAGGACCTCCCCAAAAATTATAATGAGGCCAAAGCGATAACCTTCTGCTTGCTCCTGCTCATTCTCACCTGGATCGTCTATGTGTCCATTGGTATGGTTTATAGGGGTAAATTCATCCCAAGCCTGAATGCTCTTGCAGTGCTCTCCAGCCTCTACTCCTTCCTCTTGTGGTATTTCCTTCCAAAATGTTACATCATCATATTTCAaccccacaaaaacacaacacaatacTTTCAAGACATAATCCAGAATTACACTAAAACAATTAGCCAGTAA